GCAGTGAATAGCACCATGAGCCCTGCGCCGAATGATCGGATATCTGATAAACCCCAGCTCGATATTGAGGATGACTACCTGGCCCAGATGCTCGAACTTGATGACGGGCTCTTTGCCCAGGAACTGGCTGGTAAGTTCACTCTGATTCTGGATCTGCCTCAGAGTAGCTTCTACAATGAGAAACCCGTCTCAAATGGATTCCTTTCTGTCAAACGCGGCAACTCACCACTCTTTAGGCATCTCCAACTCTAACCTTAGCCCCGCTGAGGATGCTGATACACACACATCCCAGTCTTCGTATTTCAATCCACccttcaacgccaagctGCAATTTCAGAGAATATCCGTAGATCCTCCAAGTGCGAGGACATCGGGCTCCTCAAGCGACAACGACGATTTCGGCGACATGGACGTATGCGaatgcaccaccaccgcGCTTCAGATGCTCGAAGCAGTCGTCGTTTCGTCCAACGGCAACGATGGAAACTCGATGGAGGAAAAGCTGTATCTTCTCAAGCACCACATCTCGCAATGTGGCGATTTATCCCAATGCATCGGATGCTTACAGGACTCGGGCTTCGCCATGCTCCTGCTACTTGTGTACCAAAAACTCCAAGCAACACTTGCTGTTCTCACCGGATGGTGCAAAAAGTCGCTCGAGAAGCCAGAACGCTCGAGACTTCAACAGCCTAGCCAAGCGGCCGGGTTTGTATCTTCTAACAGCAAATCGCGGGACATGACGGGTATCATGAGGGCGACAGCGCAAAAGGCCTTGTCCATGGGGAGCTACAAGATTGACACGATGGAAGAACGGCACCACGTGCTCGTGGCTCTCATCCGAATCCAGCTCCAGCGGTTAAGTGTCTTGATCACATGAATGAAGGAAAATGCTACCAGCTCCGAATGGAATGGACATGTCGGTCTGGCCAAGCGGCTGAGTCGCCGCATTGGACATTTGCAGATGATTCTGGAGCACTAACTAACGACAGGATAGAGGGCGGAAACAAAGAGGGCATAGAGACCGACTCATGCTTAGGAGTAAACGGAGACATTTTGTATGAGAAGTCGGATACGCGGGCTTATTTCGGACTTTGGCGTATTATATGGATTTTGTAGATATTTTAGAACTACTCATTATCGTTGTGAAGTGAAGCGAGCAAACGACAATGTGTACAAGGAGGCTTGGGATTTCGCATCACAGTGACCCCGACACACTGTGACAGCCGTGAAGACTTGGGTCTGGACACTCTACTTTTAGATACTTCTAGACATTGGTTGGTACACTCAACGAAGAATCCATGCTCAGTGGGCAttgtgaagatgttggcggtCTTACATAGTTCAATAGAGCATATGTACCGCATCGTGTCTCGTCTTTACTGGGAAAGGGGGAAACTACGAGGCTGGCCCAAGGAGCAGCTATTTTCGATATTGAATATTTTCGCAAGCAGCCCCTGCGCAGGTAGCAGTAAAATTTGCAATGCTCTTTGCATCTTACTCTATTTTCTGGATACCCACGCCACTCATTCATTGATGAGAACCCGAATGCCCTGTGTCCCATCCCTCGGCGTAGGAACAAATCTATCGTAGTAGATTTCCACATCCTGCTCCGTAGTCTCGAACAACTCCAACCTGCTTCCCAAGCGCCGGAAGAGCAACCCGAGACACATGTACAACTCGGTATACGCAAGCCTGTTCCCTAGTTAGATGCACGGCCCAAGTGTCGGAAAGTGACATGAGTAGGGGGAGATGAACATACTGAATGCCGATACATTGGCGGCTTCCTCGAGAAAAGGACAGAGATATCCGTCCAACTCATGGTGTCTTTGACCATTATCGTCTAGCCATCGCTCCGGTCTAAAGGCGTGCGGGTCGGGGAATAACTCTGGGTTCGTGTGGATCAAGGTCGATGTCATGCCAACTGGTGTTCCCTTGGGTATGATGAATTCTGCAGCTGAATGGCCCCGGTTACCTgacggcgtcgtcgtcgccgaTGGTTTGAAATAGAATGGCCCCGTGGGATTGATCCGCTGCAACCTTGTGCTGACGCCACATGACAAGCGCAAGCCCTCCGAGACGATGGCGCTGAGATACGGCAGCTGCTCCAGCTCATTGCAACTAATTCGCTTTGTGGAATCGGGCATCGCCGCAGCAAGTTCTTTCTGGAGCTTATGCAGAATACGGTTGTCATTGAGCACGTAGAACAGTGTGGCTGATAGCGTCCAGGCAGTCGTTTCGGTTCCGGCGCCCACGACGATCTGTCCTTCTTGCCAGAGCCTGGAAATGCTCTTCTCTTCATTGGGTAGGTTCCCCGTGAGCAGCTCGTGAAAGATGGTTCGACTGGAGCTGTCCTCCTTAGCTCCAGAAGCTATCTGGTCCTGTACCTGACGAATTTGACGACGAATGTCTTCCTGGAACTGGACATAGATGGCGGCTTCGGGGTTGATGCACATAACGATACTCTTGGGCAGCTTGTTCATCAGGGTAATGAGCCACGGAAACTGCTTTATCCACGGGCCCATGTCGCTGCCGGCGATGATAGCTCGGTGGAAATTGGGCTCAAACGTCGGCGAGTTGAGGAAGTCGTAGctcttggcaaaggcatacTCGGTCACAACATCCGTTGTCATGCAGCTGAAAGCCATTGTCATGGGAGCCGGTTTGTCTGCGCCAGCATACGTCTCGAGCTGGGAGACCAGTTTCTCGATCGCATTGTGAACAATTGGCTCCAGACGAGTGACCGCGGCCTTTGAGAAGAACTTGTTTAAAGCTCCGCGGCGCAGTCGATGAAGATCGTGGTCCGCCGTCCCAAAAACACTGTCCGGGATGCCAAACTGCGAGCTAAAGTAGGTGTATTTGTCTCGTTTCTTGCTTCCTCCGGCGTAGAGCTCGTTTATGAAGGCAGGATAGTTGATGTGAAGCTCGTCTGGACTGATGCGCACGATGGGACCGTAATGATCATGCATCTTCTGAATCTCAAAGGTGTATCGGCCACGCTGGATGGCATCGTAGTAGAATTCGTACCATACTGTCAGGGCAGCTATTTTGGGCCCCGGAAAGCCTGCCAGGGGGTGCGACAGAAGTCGATAGACGGATACTTTAAGTATGTAGAGCAGTACGACGATGACCAAGGACGTGATTGGGTTCTGCAAGATGAAGCCACCCGCATGTTTGATGATTGATGCCTCCATGTATGAAAGCTTGGTGGCCGGCATCAATTGTTCAGTTCTCTCGTCGTGGGCTGGTCGTCCCTACGCACTACGGCTCTGCAAAATTCAAGTGCAAACTGTTTCTAACTGCCGGGGATTTCGCACCGAATTGGGGTGACTAGTTAGTAAGAGCCAGTGTTATACTTGAGAAATCCACCATTGGCCATCAAGCAGAGCAAGGAGCCAGGAAAGGCAACGGAGACATGAGCCATCGACCTTGGACTCGAGGCTTTTACCTCGATATGGAACACTTTCCCATTGAGACATGGAGCTTTCCAACATAAATAAAATGGGGCGTTGGCTTTGACAGGGAGTATTCTCCATTAAGAAAACATAGCAGACAGCCCGAATTCCCCCAAGCGGGCTGATAAATGTATCCCGATCGGCTTTTCCCAATTCGGCTCCGTCCGACATCTACCCCGGATTGACACTCGGATATTCTGAGCCTTAGCTCTTGCTGATCGAAATGAGTACTGTAATGATAGGTTTTTTATTGCAAGGAAATTATTCCCAGTACCTATCCATAGTATCCTTCTATGTATCGTGTCGGTCTACCTGAGGCGAAACCGAACCATTAAATTTGGCTTCCACCACATTACATGCAGCCGACTCTGCTTTGCCCAGTCCAAGGTCTCCTCTAACAGCTCGAGGTCGTATTTCCAGAGTAATTTTGCTAAGATCAAGTTCATCTCCATGTAGGCAAAGCTGAGGGTATACAGTGTTAGCTCCAGTTGTTGAAAGAATAGCGTTGTTTTGTCGCCATATCACTTACTTCTGCCCCAAGCATCCACGGGGCCCCATGGAAAACGGTTGACTTGCCGCTTTCACATCCGTATTATCGGCATCCAACCAGCGCTCAGGCTTAAAGGCATAAGGATCCTCAAAGTAATCCTCACTATGGGTCAGTGTCCAGGCATGGGTTGAGACTTCGACCTGTTGCATGTCTGTCAGAACTTGCTTCAGATGAGATATTACAGAATGAAATATTATCTTACACCGCGCGGAACCCAATATTTTCCAACAAACATGCCAGGTGACGTCCTTGGAAATCCACCAGAGCCCGGTGCATAGATTCTGAGCCCTTCGTTAATGACGGCTTGCAAGTACGGAATTTGCCTTGCGCGGGCGGCGTTGATCTCTTCGTAGGACGAGAAATGGTCAACTATTTCAGCTTGCAGGCGTTTGTAGCATTCTGGGTTTTTGAGCAAGTAATAAGTAATCGCAGCCAAAGACGTGCCCGTAGTCTCTCCACCAGCAATACTGAGTATCGGGTTAGCCAGACCCGACGCAAAAAAATTTCAAAAACGGATGCGAAATGAGCAAACTCACGTCAAAGTCGAAACATGGGCTGTCATTTCCTCCCGTCCAATTTCCCCGTCTTCGTAACTTTTTACTATAGTAGATAGAAAGTCTTTGCGAGCAGACTTTTTCTCCAACCGTCTGCATTGCATGTTAGATAGGGCATTCCACCCGCCTTGTTATCTAGTATAAGGCACTTACTCTGCGACTTTTTGGCGACTAAACTGTGAGTTTTTGTTGCGAACTGCCAATGTAGAAGGGAATAGCAACTTGGCTAAAGTCACCACAAACGGCAGCCGTCGAAAATTGTCAATCACGGTAATAAAGTACAGGTGACTGACGATGATCACTGACCAGAAGTGCGGCTTGCCTGTCGTGAAGTTAGCCAAGCTGAAGCGCACCATGAGAAATGAGTATTCTTATTGACAAACCTGTTTTCACACTGTTGAATGATTGACCAAATGCCATCTCGCCCAGCGTatcaaatgccaccatctCGAACCATTTTGTCATGTTTATGCCCTTTTCCGTAGATCCCTTCTTTCCCACACAATCGACAAATTCGTCAACCGCATTTGCAATGATGTCTTCTTGCTCGTTTAAAGCCTTTGTAGCAAATGCAGCCGTGAGCATCTTTCGCATCTTTCCATGCCTGTGGGGATCTCTCTCGCTGCCGATGCACAAAGATTCGAACCCAGCGCCAAAAATGTCGTAGAACTCACTCTTGATTGCAACAGGCGCATTGTTGGTACGATGGCCGTAGATAGCTCTCCAAGACTCAACTGAGCCAAAATACAGTTCATTTGGAGAGATTCTCACCACCGGTCCTTGGGATCTTAGTAGGGTTATTGACAGAGTTCCTGATACTAAATACTCACCGTGCTTGCGAAGCTGTTCCTGTATTGCCAAATGCAATTGACCGCGCTGAGAGTGGTATATTCGCCAAATCTGCGCATATGTTAGATCTCAAGGTTTGCAGGTTCAGACCTACATACGATCTTACAAGACCAGATCTTCCCAGAAATGGCCCAGGGAAAGAAGACagctggtggaagaagacagctggtggaagaagacATTATATGTCGCCACAGTCGTGGCATAGAGAATTATCTGTCTTCACCGTTCAGCATTCACTTATTAGGAACGTCATTAGAATGAATCACAAACCGTAGTTACAGCAATGGCCAGGACGTTGACAGCAGTCAACTTCTCTACAATTGATTCAAATGCCGGTAGGCTCTCTAAAGCATACGAGACCCGACGGAATGCCATTTTGTCCTTTGCTCGTTATAACTCGCAGTGCTCTCAACATCAATTGGAACGGTTCGAAGCTTGCATAAAGACAAAGGCACACTGTCTGCATTTAGCGAATTTGGAACGCCCGATATTGGATTTTAAGGATTTAAGAGAGCATCCAGTCTGTCAGAACGAGCAGCGTATCGCTCATGTCACTGCTCATCCGCGTCTCAAACTGAGCTTGTGCGAATTCCTGGCTAGGCCATTAATGCACTAAATTCGCCCCATTTTAGACAGCAAGACCAATTCATAATCGCGGTTTCCATAAGCAGATGTGAATCGGTATTACCTGATCAAACGTTACATTAAACCCTCGGGGGCTGGCCGAATCGGGGAACAATCGACAACGCACCGACAATTGCCAGAGGTTGCAGCCGCTGCCATACTCAGTTGGACTCGCAAACTTTTGAGGAGACATAGTATATCTTGCATTTGGCAGTGTGTATACAGGTGATTTGACGATATTCGAGTATTCCACATTTTTTAAAAATACTGATGTAGGGGGGCAGCGATGTTGGAATAGAGCACAACAGTTTCATGTCAGACTAAATCTTACCGCTCCTATCAGTGAACCTTGTAGTAGCTGTGGAGCTAAGGCTACGAAGTCAGGGTTGAAAAATCATGTTTCGCTAATCATATATGCTCACATGAAATGCTTCTTTCTTGTCACTTGATAACCGTCGGAATCACAGGGTCAACAATGGATACATGTTATATGGTGACAGCAAACGAGTCTATTTGTATGATCGAGTTTACACGTCTTGATGAATATGATCAAAACCCAGGATAACAAAAAAAGCCTTATAGTAGAGCATCTATGCAGAGGCGGTGGGAGAATTGTAACGCGGCGTAGTAACACTCCACTGCTCATTCCCGCTGATCTGGTATTCCAGACCTTTGACATACTGCATCACATTGCCGCCTGGCTTGTAATTAAACtccttctgcagcttctccacTAGGAAATCGTGCTGCAGCTCCCACTCACGGCACATGACCCAGAGAATACGCTTGCAAGCCGAGTACGGCAGCGAAGTCTCCTCAGAGAGAACCTGAACCGCAGAGCAGATGGCGGAGCCCTCTGGATGGCCGGTGAGGTACGCTTGGTACTCCTTCTCCCAGCTCATGATGTCGTTCAAGACGGAGAGGTGCTTGGCGCAGTTCTGTTCCACGGGGTGGACTGCGGCCAGTTCATCAGGGGTGAGATGGAGTTCCATTGAGAATCTTCCAAGAGCGCATAGCAAACTAGAAAGATTTCTTAGCATAACTAATCTTGAATGGGTACATGCGCAAGTAGACCATGGGATTAAGCTGCTTACGCTTTTCCGACATCCTTCTCACGATAAGTGAGATACTCTCCCATCTCCTGGATGGTCAGTCGAGCCTTGTCCGTCTGGGCCCTCATGAAAGTAAATGTTGgctcaaggacatcatctGCAAGCTGCTTGTCAACCGCTCGCATACTCTCCCACAAGTCATACATGATCCACTCAGCAGGGACTGAACGATCTGGCAACACATCGCCACGAGCAATTGGCATGAGCTTGTCGTTGTAGGCGGAACCATCAACAAATGACATGTCCTCCAAAATATCTATGTTATAGTTATTGTGTTAGCCAGAGTCTTTCTTCCGATAAGACAAAAAGAATTGCACTCCATCAGGTGGCAACACAGGGCCTCCATCTCAAGGcaagccaagcagcagcatgGATGTACGACTCACCATCAATCAAGAAAAGAATAGTGAGGAGCATGCAGGCATATTTAATACGATCACTCTTAGCCAGAGGAAAGTAGAGGCACGTAACACGGGAGAAGCCCGCACCGACAAACTTCTTCCTGTCCTTGGTCGTCTTGAATGGCCAATGCTCCAGAAAATagccatcaacctcctctgTTGTTTGCGGCTCCAACGGGTGGCATTCGTGAACAAAACGAGAAGGAGCTGGCGTAAACACATTAATATCCTTAACGGAACCAGGCTCGTCAACGTCTCGGCGCTTCTTGGGATTGAGTAGCGAGTCCCCAGGGGAAGGAATCTCCGCTGTAGGGGAACTGAGAACTGATGGAGCCATATTGTCTTTGTTTTTCCAAGTTGCTGTGTGATGAAAGCATACGGAGAACCTGTTTAGCAAATAATGAATGTCTGTAATATTTATATAGAAACATACGGCTCGGAGCACCGAGCAGCAGCCCAATACACCTGTTAACGTATGTCGTCCAATTCGAAGGCATGTAGGGATGGTCCACAAAAGACCGGATTAACCTCTTTTAGGATGTCCCGATCTCATTATAGTAATAATTTGGAAGGCATTGTTCATAGTCCGTTGTTTATTTACTATGTACTATTCTTTGAAACATTCCCACTGCTGGCACTGTTACCGCGCCGTTGCCCATGGTCACTATTCCGACTTTCACAACCACTTAGCAATGACATCACTTAACCTGAAAGTAGGTGACATTCCCGACCTCTCAGGGAAACGAGTGATTATCACTGGTGCATCTTCAGGAATTGGCCTGGCAGCTGCCAACATCTTTGCACAGAAAGGAGCCTGGGTCCTCAATCTTGATATCAACCCACCGCCAGATGCCACCCGTAGCAGCGTAGAATACCGACACTGTGACATTTCTAATTGGAAAGGTCTCAAAGACGCATTTAAATACGCTGGAGGTATTGATATTGCTGTTTCAAATGCCGGAATCTCAGAGGAGACGGATTATTTCGTGGACACGTTTGATCCGTCTACCCAGGAGCTTCTGGAGCCTGAGTACCGCGTACTGGATGTCAATCTGAGGGCTGTGTTCAACTTCACCAAACTGGCTTTGAGCAACTTTCGCCAGAGGAAGCATCCGGGCAGCATCGTTATTACATCTAGTGCTACAGCATATGCTCCAGAGCAGTCCCTGCCAGTGTACAGCGCATCCAAACTAGCGGTAAGAGAAGAGCACAATGAGCTTACGATGAAGCCGACGTCTCCGAATATATAAATATTCTCTTACTAACAATGTGTACAGCTAATCGGTCTTGTCCGTTCACTGAGGTCCTCCGTTCGCCATGAGGGCATAACAGTAAACGCAATTGCCCCAgctgccaccatcaccaacctgCTTCCTGGTCATTTAGCTGCCCCAATTATCGCAGCCGGACTTCCGGTGAGCACGTCGGAGTTTGTTGGCCTGGCCTTGGTATACTCCGCGACGGCCACCCAAACTGGGCTGGTAGAGCTGTACGGCAAAGACGCGCCTGGGTTGATGCAATCCGAGTCCAGGTGGAATGGACGGACGATCCTTACCCTGGGAGACCAATACACTGAGTTGGAGGGCACTATTGCAGCGTTGATAACGCAGTGGTTTGGGGAAATAAATACCAAGTTGACAGGCCTACAGCAGGCAGCCACTGATTTTCGCACACAATAGATGATGTAGAGAACTGAGAAATATACAAGTATTCGAAGATGTTGTGAGGCCAATTGGATATCCATAAATACTTTTAAATTGTGTTTAAAGTTGAAGCATTATTAACCCACTAACTGTTTTGCCTGCGAATCCGATATATGTAAGCCTTACTTCTGGTATGGGCGAACCTTGACCATCAACGGTGGCTTCTCCCACAGCGTGTGCATTCTCGACTCCTTCTGCCAGTCCAATTTCTCATCAGCGAGTTCCAAGTCATAACGATATATGACTTTGGCCATAATTGTCTGCAGCTCCATCCAACCAAGACTAGTTTGGGAGATAATAGTTAGTAAAGAAGTATTCAGCCCTCCCCTTCCTTCGGGGAAGGGAAGTACTCACGTTCTGCCCATACAGGCCCTAGTTCCGTGGGAAAACGGTTGACTGGCTTCAAGTTGGTCCTTTGGATTGGGTTCAAGCCATCTCTCTGGTCGAAATTCCCAAGGCTCTTCAAAATTTGAGGTGGCCATGCTCGCGGCGAATGGGCTAGTTGATACGGTAATCTAAGGTATAATGGCAATTAGAAACCGTAAAGGATCCCTCAATCTTAAGTTTGGGATTGACTCAACGTACTCCTTCAGGCACAAAATAGCCATCAATAGTGGCACCGCCGTTGGGAACTGTGCGAGGAAGGGCAAAAGGCAGCGGCGGGTAGATTCGCATAGCTTCCTGTGCTACAGCCTTGAGATATGGCAATGTGGCGGTTGTGGCAGCAGTAATATCTTCATACTTCTGGAACGACGATCTCACTTCTTCTTGTAACTGTTGCTGCATTTTGGGGTTCTTGGCGAGATAGTACGTCATGCATGCCAGCGTGGTGGCTGGCGTTTCGCTTCCTGCAATACTTTAAACAAGTCAGGTTTTTGCCTAGTTCTGGTTGCTGCGATTTGTCTCTAAGGGTCACTACGTACACAAAATCGGAAGAATGCGCGGCAATCTGGACATCGGATATGTTTGCTTCTTTGCGCGCTTCAATAATCTTGGTCAGGAAATCCGGGCGGTCAGAGTGTGAAGCAAGACGGCTGAATAGCAGGACTCTATGAGTCAGTAGGCTGGACAAATGCCCTTGAAGGGGCAATATTTATCTTACTTTTGGACTAGATCCATCGTGTGCCTTTGATGTGCTCGGTTCTCCGCCATCAGCTTCTTGATCATGCTAGAGAAGACGATCTGAAAGATGGTAGCCACGGCTGGGAATCGGCGAAAGCAATCGGCCAATGCTCCCAAACGAAGACTCTTTGTCACAATGGCAACCCAAAAGTGATGCTTCCCAGATTCTACACAACCAAAGTCTTGGCCAAACGCGAGACTGCCGATAATGTCAAAGGTGGTCAGATTGTACCACATGGTGAAGTCGGTGCCCTCATCATTTTGGCCAGTCTCCGCAAGCTTCTCCACGAAGCGGTCAACACATTCGGCAATGAGTGGCTCTTGGGATTTGATGGATCTGTCCGAGAAGGCGCTGCTGAGATATCGGCGCATCTCTGCATGGTTCTTGGGATCGCGCTCGCTCACAATAGACAATGCCTCTGCGGCGAAGTTTCCCCCGTCGTAAAATAGACTCTTGACGAAAACACCCGCGTCTTTGCGAACACCGTAAATGTCTCTCCATGAGCTAGCCGTGTTGAAACTGAGTTCATTTGGGGCAACCCGAACAATCGGTCCTTGACTAGGTGTCAGATGCATCCAAGTTTGGAGGTGTC
The sequence above is a segment of the Pochonia chlamydosporia 170 chromosome Unknown PCv3seq00014, whole genome shotgun sequence genome. Coding sequences within it:
- a CDS encoding fungal zn(2)-Cys(6) binuclear cluster domain-containing protein: MFMTFRCSREEDGRMDYVETTQRHHQVKENSSGSACVACRKKKLGCSREKDGCRRCRVRGDVCVYETQHMRGRKSQAGDSLSRKNFQQASLDLNEMENVSPPVQQDRILARGASRTASDQASQSRNQTSIDTQHSPQTSIHDFSEIPDAVNSTMSPAPNDRISDKPQLDIEDDYLAQMLELDDGLFAQELAGISNSNLSPAEDADTHTSQSSYFNPPFNAKLQFQRISVDPPSARTSGSSSDNDDFGDMDVCECTTTALQMLEAVVVSSNGNDGNSMEEKLYLLKHHISQCGDLSQCIGCLQDSGFAMLLLLVYQKLQATLAVLTGWCKKSLEKPERSRLQQPSQAAGFVSSNSKSRDMTGIMRATAQKALSMGSYKIDTMEERHHVLVALIRIQLQRLSVLIT
- a CDS encoding cytochrome P450 oxidoreductase (similar to Arthroderma benhamiae CBS 112371 XP_003012017.1); this encodes MEASIIKHAGGFILQNPITSLVIVVLLYILKVSVYRLLSHPLAGFPGPKIAALTVWYEFYYDAIQRGRYTFEIQKMHDHYGPIVRISPDELHINYPAFINELYAGGSKKRDKYTYFSSQFGIPDSVFGTADHDLHRLRRGALNKFFSKAAVTRLEPIVHNAIEKLVSQLETYAGADKPAPMTMAFSCMTTDVVTEYAFAKSYDFLNSPTFEPNFHRAIIAGSDMGPWIKQFPWLITLMNKLPKSIVMCINPEAAIYVQFQEDIRRQIRQVQDQIASGAKEDSSSRTIFHELLTGNLPNEEKSISRLWQEGQIVVGAGTETTAWTLSATLFYVLNDNRILHKLQKELAAAMPDSTKRISCNELEQLPYLSAIVSEGLRLSCGVSTRLQRINPTGPFYFKPSATTTPSGNRGHSAAEFIIPKGTPVGMTSTLIHTNPELFPDPHAFRPERWLDDNGQRHHELDGYLCPFLEEAANVSAFSMLAYTELYMCLGLLFRRLGSRLELFETTEQDVEIYYDRFVPTPRDGTQGIRVLINE
- a CDS encoding aristolochene synthase (similar to Colletotrichum gloeosporioides Nara gc5 XP_007286744.1) — encoded protein: MAPSVLSSPTAEIPSPGDSLLNPKKRRDVDEPGSVKDINVFTPAPSRFVHECHPLEPQTTEEVDGYFLEHWPFKTTKDRKKFVGAGFSRVTCLYFPLAKSDRIKYACMLLTILFLIDDILEDMSFVDGSAYNDKLMPIARGDVLPDRSVPAEWIMYDLWESMRAVDKQLADDVLEPTFTFMRAQTDKARLTIQEMGEYLTYREKDVGKALLCALGRFSMELHLTPDELAAVHPVEQNCAKHLSVLNDIMSWEKEYQAYLTGHPEGSAICSAVQVLSEETSLPYSACKRILWVMCREWELQHDFLVEKLQKEFNYKPGGNVMQYVKGLEYQISGNEQWSVTTPRYNSPTASA
- a CDS encoding short chain dehydrogenase reductase family (similar to Colletotrichum gloeosporioides Nara gc5 XP_007286745.1); amino-acid sequence: MTSLNLKVGDIPDLSGKRVIITGASSGIGLAAANIFAQKGAWVLNLDINPPPDATRSSVEYRHCDISNWKGLKDAFKYAGGIDIAVSNAGISEETDYFVDTFDPSTQELLEPEYRVLDVNLRAVFNFTKLALSNFRQRKHPGSIVITSSATAYAPEQSLPVYSASKLALIGLVRSLRSSVRHEGITVNAIAPAATITNLLPGHLAAPIIAAGLPVSTSEFVGLALVYSATATQTGLVELYGKDAPGLMQSESRWNGRTILTLGDQYTELEGTIAALITQWFGEINTKLTGLQQAATDFRTQ
- a CDS encoding benzoate 4-monooxygenase cytochrome P450 (similar to Aspergillus clavatus NRRL 1 XP_001273845.1); protein product: MQFAILFLVTALWIVYKVALWAVHPLRKFPGPLSASFSNVCVTNYYDLIRTQNSRKGQTLYSWNFLSGRQPYRQLELHEKYGPIVRVAPNELSFNTASSWRDIYGVRKDAGVFVKSLFYDGGNFAAEALSIVSERDPKNHAEMRRYLSSAFSDRSIKSQEPLIAECVDRFVEKLAETGQNDEGTDFTMWYNLTTFDIIGSLAFGQDFGCVESGKHHFWVAIVTKSLRLGALADCFRRFPAVATIFQIVFSSMIKKLMAENRAHQRHTMDLVQKVLLFSRLASHSDRPDFLTKIIEARKEANISDVQIAAHSSDFVIAGSETPATTLACMTYYLAKNPKMQQQLQEEVRSSFQKYEDITAATTATLPYLKAVAQEAMRIYPPLPFALPRTVPNGGATIDGYFVPEGITVSTSPFAASMATSNFEEPWEFRPERWLEPNPKDQLEASQPFSHGTRACMGRTLGWMELQTIMAKVIYRYDLELADEKLDWQKESRMHTLWEKPPLMVKVRPYQK